In the genome of Fundidesulfovibrio magnetotacticus, the window AGTTTCGGCACAATTTGGGGGTGGTTTTCTGCTGGTCTGTGGGAGCCTGGGAACAGGGCCGAACAGGGGGCCGCGCGTGCTCCCCAACGGGCTCACTTTTTGTGTGCAGCGACACTTAGTGTTGTGCCAGGTCTGATCCGGGATATGGCGGGCAAAACCGGGACATAGTGGGACGGGAAGGCCCGGCGGGGGCTGGTTTGCGGGCGCGACGCGGAAAAATATGGGCGCGCGGGCGAATGGCGGCGGCGACAGTTAAGATTGGCCTGGTCGTGTCGCTGGCGACGGTTAGTTTTGGCGCCTCAACGGGCCTCGCGGCACCACCAGATTACACGGCCGATGATCCGAACGCCATCGGAGAGGTCGCCGCGCATGTCGATCTCAATCGCAGGAAACAGCGTATTGTAGCTCCTCAGGATGAGCTTGCCCGGGGCCTTTTCCAGCACCTTGACGACTACCTCCTCATCCATGCCAACAGCGTAGATGCAGCCAGCAATGATCTTGCGTTGGCTCTGGTCAATCAACAGCGTGTCTCCGCTCTTGATTTCCGGTTCCATTGAGTCGCCGGACACGTCCATCAACACCATCTCTCTGGAGTTGCCTTTGCGTTTAACGAATTCCGTCCTAAACGCGTAGAGGCCGACGACCTCGTCCCCTGTCTCCAGGCTGCCACCGCCTGCGCTCAGACGTGCTTTGACCTTTGGAATCATCACAATTTCAGGCTCGCAGACCGTTGAGACGAGTGGTGCTGGTGCGGTTTGCCCGTCAGTTCCACCCCGGAGCATCGGGCCTTCTCCAAGAAGAATCCAGGCGGGGTTTGCATAGAATTTTGAGCTTAGGATGGCCAGGAACTCTGCGTTTGGCTGGTTTACGCCACGCTCATACGCCCGCAGGGTGTTGCGGTTGACCCCCAGGAGTTGCGCAAACTCCTCCTGGTTAAGCTCCCCTCTGATGGTTTTTATACGGTCCCCTAGGGCAGTGGCGGTGTGCAAGAGTTTACCCTCCAGTAGTCTTGCAGGAACTTTTGCACCACGCAAAGCCCAACATCCTAGAAATATTGCACAAAATAATATCTCAGAATTTTGAACTCCTGCACTGAAATCTATTGCTTGCGGATAGAATTTCGTGCATTTTGGGCTTGCGGGCGGTAGACAACAACACTTCGCAAGTCACCTCTACCCGCCTCGCATGACAGGGTCAACGTCCAGACCGACACCAAGTTCGGACGGGGCTTCAAACCGGAGCGGAGCATGCGGCAACTCAGCCTCTTCGATGCAAGCGATGCGCACAGCCTGGCGGGCCTGATGTCCGCCGTGCGGGCGGCAATGAACGCCGCAGCCGGATCGAGCGAAGACGGCCGCAAGCTACTCGTGGATCGCCTGAACTCCCTGGCCTCCAGCGCCAATGTTCGCCTGACGGCGGGCAACGCCAAGTCGATCAGCAAGGACACCTTGGACAAATGGCTGTCCCCTTCGGACCGCGACCACCCGCCGTCGCTCATGGCGGTCGTGGTGATGTGCCTTGCAACGGGCGATGCCGGAGCGATCCGGGAGATGCTCAGGCCGCTCGGGCTGGACGTGATGACGCAGGAGGACAGGAAGCTGCGCGACTACGGCCGGGCGGTGATCGAGGAAAAGTCCAGGGCGCGGGCGAAACGACGGTTGGAGGAAGAACTTCTTGAGGGGGTGAGGTGATGGCGGCTGTCGGCAGGAAACGCGAGGCCTGGCGCATCCGGGAGTTTCTGGACGGCCTGGGCATGTGCATGGCCGACGTGGCCAGGGACCTGGGCCTTTCGCGCAACCTGGTGGGGGAGACCGTGAAGGGCGCTCGGAACAACAAAAAGGTCCTGGACTACCTCCGCGAGCTGGGTTGCCCGGAGAAGTGGCTGGACCTTCCGGAAGCCGTAAAGGCCAGAAAGGCTGCGTGACGACATGCGTGACGCATACACGGCTCAGGACATTGCGACGGCGGTGACGATGGACGCAAGCAGCATCCATCGCCGCGCCAGCCGTGAGGGGTGGGCGTTTCGCCCGCGCCAGGGCCGTGGCGGCGGGCGGGAATTCCTCCCTGCCTCCCTCCCCGCAGACATCCGCGAGGCCCTGGTGCGCGTCTCCGCGTCCGAGGCGGCCTCCGCCGGGCGCAGGGAGGCCCTGGCCCTGCGGTTGAACGAGGATTTGAACGCCCGCGCCGCGTCCGCCTCGCGTCAGGAGGGCCTGGCCCGGATCGTCTGCCTGTCCGGCCGCGCCCGCTCCCGCGCCGAGGCCCGGGCCGCCCTGGTGGCCGCCTGCAGCGACTTCACCGCCCAGGCGGGCCTTGGCCGCCGCGCCGGGCGCGAGCTGTTCGCGGTGCAGTACAACGCCCAGGCCATCACCGTGGACGCGGAGATCCGCGCGCTGGTCTCCAAGGTGTGCGCCAACTCGCTGCACAACTGGGAGAAGACCCTGGAGCGCGAGGGCTTGGCGCGCCTGGCCGGAAACTACGGGCAGCATCGCCGGGGCTCGGGCGTGATCGACTCCAACCCCGAGCTGCGCCAGTTCGTGCTGGCCATGCTGGTGGACCACCCCCACGCGGACGCCAAAAACATTTCGCGCGCAATCGACGCCCGTTTTCACGACCAGAATTTGCGCGTCTCATTGCGCAATCTGCAACGCTGGCTGCGCTCCTGGAAGGAGCAGAACGCCCAACTGCACACGGCGATGACCAACCCAGACGCCTGGCGCTCCAAGTACAAGGCGGCGGGAGGCAGCGCCTCCGCGCACATTCTGCGCCTCAACCAGCGCTGGGAGATCGACTCCACCCTGGGCGACGTGATGCTCGCCGACGGCAAGCGTCACGCCGTCATCGGGTGCGTCGACGTGTACTCCCGCCGGCACAAGCTCCACGTGGCCCGCACCAGCTCCTCGGCCGGCGTGCTCTCGCTGCTGCGCCGCTGCCTGCTGGACTGGGGCATCCCGGAGGAGCTGGGCACCGACAACGGCCAGGACTACACGAGCCGCCAGGTGCAGTCGGTCCTGGCCGGGCTGGACATCCGCCAGGATCTCGCCCCGCCCTTCACCCCGGAACACAAGCCGTTCGTCGAGCGCGCTTTCCGGACGTTCTCGCACGGCCTCCTGGAGCTTTGCGGCGGCTACATCGGCCACGACGTAGCCGAGCGCAAGGCCATCGAATCACGCCGCAGCATGGCCAACCGGCTGTTCAAAACCGGGCAGTCCGTTGAACTGCGCATGACGCCGGAAGAGCTGCAAGCGTTCTGCGACCGCTGGACGGACACGGTCTTTGCCCACGATCCCCACGCCGGGTTGAACGGCCGTTCCCCCTGGCAGATGGCCGCCGCGTGGACCGAACCCGTGGCCCGCATCCAGGACGAACGCGCCCTGGACGTGCTCCTGCTGCCTGCTGCGGACGGCGACGGCATGCGCCGCATCGCCAAGAAGGGCATCAAGCTGGGCGGTGCCTGGTACGACAGCCCGGCCCTGGGCGGCCATGAGGGCCAAAGCGTCCGCGTGCTGGTGGATGACGGAGACCTGGGCTCCTGCCACGTGTTCCTCTCTTCCGGGGATGGCTGGGAGTGGCTGAGGGCGGGCTTGCGGTGGTCGGCCATCAGCTAGTCCGCGCCAAGCTGCTTGAGGCGCTTCCGGGCCATGCTTTCGAGCATCTCAACCTGGATCAGCACCCCACCGGAAGACCACCTCGCCCCGCCTGTTGAACACCTGGTCTTCCTGCCGGCGGCCCCGGACCGCGCGCAGCACGGCCGCCTCGCGCTCCAGGGCCTCCACCGCCTGTGCGTCATCCGCCAGGTCCATGGTCAATGCCCCGCGACGGCCCGCAGGGCGAACGGCCCCACCACGCCCACCACACGCGACATGGCGTCCAGGGCCGTGCCCCAGGTGGCGTTCACCGCCGGATTGTCCGCGCGGATCTGCTCGCTGGCGGCCGTGGCGATCCGGTAGGCGGACGTGGCCGCCTGGAGGTCGGTCAAGAGCGGCGCGGCCTGCGCCTGGAGCCGCGCGGCCCCGGCGGGGTCCACGGCCGCCTGCTGCTCCAGGAGCGCGTGGTAGCCGGTGCTGAGGTTGATGAGGGACTGGCCCAGGTAGTCGTTGGCGGCCTCGATCTGGGCCGCCGGGACAACGGCGGCCGGCTGGCCCGGGGGAGCGACGGCGCAGGCGGCCAGCGAAGAGAGCATGAACAGGCAGACGAGCAGGAGCATGGGGAGCAAACGCATGGGAGACCTCCTAGACGGTCTGGGGTTTGGGTTGGCCGGGCTCGGCCTCGCGGCATGAGCCGCCGCAGTCGCAGCCCGCTTGGCGCTTGACGAACAGGTCTTTCTCGGAACCCGAAAGCGGCTCGGCGCAGTCCTGCGGGATCGAGCCGAAAACGTTGCCCGGCCGTTGGAGCATCCCGGACGCATCGGCCAGGAGCGGGGGCGCTTCGGGTTCCATCCTGCCCGGCCGGGTGTCTTCGTAGAGCTGGCCGCCGATGTAGGCGGCGGCCAGGCCCACCAGGGAGATGATTTCGGTCTCGGACAGTTCCAGCCCCAGACGCTTGTTGAGGGCCACCAGGAGCACGACGCCAACGGCCACCAGCAGCTTGCGGCTGGACCACTTGCCCGGCCGGGACATCATGACGCAGGGAATGTCGACGGGGGTTTTCACGGAAGTCCTCCGGTTATTTGGGCCACGCGCCGTTCAGCGCGGAGGCGATCTTGTCCACGTAGTCCTGATTTTCCCAGGCCCCGCCCGGGGCGCGGCGCGGGCTGCCCGCGTTGTATGCGGCCATCACGCCCTGCCAGCCCGTGGCGGGCAGGAAATGGTCCGCCAGCTTGCGCAGGTGCTTCAGGCCCAGGCGCACACCTTCGGCGGGATCGCAGCACAGGCCGGTGAGGAACTTGCCCCGGTAGCCCAGGGCGCGAGCGTTGGCCCCCATCACCTGGCACAGGCCCCAGCTGGCGCGCTGGCCCCACCATTCGGCGTCGCGGTCCGCCCCGGCGGGGGCCGGGAAGTCGGCGGGGGGGACGCTCACCCCGCGCTCCTCAGGCGTGAGCGTCCGGAAGGGCTTCCCGGTGCGGCAGTCCACCACGTAGCGGTAGCGGGGTTCGGGGTTCCAGGCGGTGGGGTCGAAGCCGGATTCCACCTGGACCAGCGCCAGGGCCAAGGACACGGGGATCAACAGCTCCTGGGCCACGTCGGCGACGAGCTGCTCGTACAATCTGGACACGGGGCCTCCTGCTTTGGCCCCGTCCCGGCCTGGGTTGACACGCAGACCGGGACGGGGCGCTTCTGGGGGTGAGGGCAAGCAGGTGCAGGGATAGGCGGAGGGCAAAAAAAACGGCAGGGTGACAACTGTCACCCTGCCGGGAGGTGGTGCGATTACGCGGGTGAATCGCAGATTAGGTATCAGGTGTCAAACGGCTCCGTCTATGGCCAGGGGGTTGTGTTGATTACGTCCCTGATCTTGCTGCACGAATCCGGCGACCGGCCGTCCCGTTGGATTTTCGCGGCATTCTCCATTCCGACCATGAAGGCCCTGAGCATGGAACTGCGCTCTGAGCCCGACCAGGTGCGATCGATCCATGCGCCAACCCGGCGTGACGGGCTGTCGACACTCACTCCACAAGCGACCGCGCGCCCCAGCAGCACCGCATACGTTGACAGACGGTCGATATCGCCTTGAGCCGAAGCTCGGTCTGTTATCGCACCGTTCACCGCCAAGACGGCGACAAGAATCAATAACGCCTTCCTCATCCCTGGCCTCCCTTCCGGTTTGAATTCCGCCTCGCCTATCAGCGAAGCTGTCACGCCACAACCCTACAGCCGCACCTCCACCTTCAGCTCCTCCACCAGCACCGGCTCGTCAAGCGCGTAGCAGACCACCCGCCACCGCCCGTCTGCGCCCTGGAAGGGCTTGGTGCGCGTCGCGCAGCGGGTGTACATCGCCGTACCGTCCGGAAGGCGCGTGCTGGGCGCGCGCACCCACGTGCCCACGGGCAGCTTGGGCGGCCTGGCGGCCTCCTGCGGGGCCTTGCGCCCCATCAGCAGGGCCCAGGCCTCGTCTACGGTGACGAAGGCGTACTTCTGCCCGCCCGGCATGTGCCAGGCGCGGCCGATGCGCACGCGGTAGCGCTCCGTGGCGTTCTCCCCGCCCGGG includes:
- a CDS encoding DDE-type integrase/transposase/recombinase, whose product is MDASSIHRRASREGWAFRPRQGRGGGREFLPASLPADIREALVRVSASEAASAGRREALALRLNEDLNARAASASRQEGLARIVCLSGRARSRAEARAALVAACSDFTAQAGLGRRAGRELFAVQYNAQAITVDAEIRALVSKVCANSLHNWEKTLEREGLARLAGNYGQHRRGSGVIDSNPELRQFVLAMLVDHPHADAKNISRAIDARFHDQNLRVSLRNLQRWLRSWKEQNAQLHTAMTNPDAWRSKYKAAGGSASAHILRLNQRWEIDSTLGDVMLADGKRHAVIGCVDVYSRRHKLHVARTSSSAGVLSLLRRCLLDWGIPEELGTDNGQDYTSRQVQSVLAGLDIRQDLAPPFTPEHKPFVERAFRTFSHGLLELCGGYIGHDVAERKAIESRRSMANRLFKTGQSVELRMTPEELQAFCDRWTDTVFAHDPHAGLNGRSPWQMAAAWTEPVARIQDERALDVLLLPAADGDGMRRIAKKGIKLGGAWYDSPALGGHEGQSVRVLVDDGDLGSCHVFLSSGDGWEWLRAGLRWSAIS
- a CDS encoding XRE family transcriptional regulator; this translates as MHTATALGDRIKTIRGELNQEEFAQLLGVNRNTLRAYERGVNQPNAEFLAILSSKFYANPAWILLGEGPMLRGGTDGQTAPAPLVSTVCEPEIVMIPKVKARLSAGGGSLETGDEVVGLYAFRTEFVKRKGNSREMVLMDVSGDSMEPEIKSGDTLLIDQSQRKIIAGCIYAVGMDEEVVVKVLEKAPGKLILRSYNTLFPAIEIDMRGDLSDGVRIIGRVIWWCREAR
- a CDS encoding lytic transglycosylase domain-containing protein, which encodes MSRLYEQLVADVAQELLIPVSLALALVQVESGFDPTAWNPEPRYRYVVDCRTGKPFRTLTPEERGVSVPPADFPAPAGADRDAEWWGQRASWGLCQVMGANARALGYRGKFLTGLCCDPAEGVRLGLKHLRKLADHFLPATGWQGVMAAYNAGSPRRAPGGAWENQDYVDKIASALNGAWPK